Sequence from the Kribbella aluminosa genome:
GCGGCAGTCCGCTGCCACGGCAGTGGTTCCGGGTCAGCGCGGGCGCGGCTGGTCGGCCGTCGTACAGCCGATCAGCACCACCGAGGTCGCCGAGCGTTGCGTTGTCAACGTCACCGGCAGGGTCTGGTGGCGGGCGGAATCGGCCCGCACCGTGACGGTTACCTCGCCGACGATCGAGAAGTCCGCGGCCTTCGCCTGCAGCCGGCAGGTCGCCTCGACGGACTTGTTCCGGTCGACCGTCATCGTGGCGGTCGCGCTGGTCGGCGAGACGGTCTTGAAGCCCTGCAGCTCCGAGCGCACCGGCGGGTTCGACTGGATCCAGGCGACCCAGACCAGCCAGACGAGTCCGGCGAGCACGAGGACGCCCAGGACGCCGATCACCAGCGGACGGCGGGACCGTCCGGCACGCCCGTACCGCGCGTTCAGGTCGGGGGTCGGAGTGGCGGCTGATTGCCCGGTTGATTGCCCGGTTGATTGCTCGGTCACAGGTCGTCCAGGGGGTCGGTCGTGGGTTTTGTCGGGGCTTGGAGGACCATTGTGTCTTGTGAGTGGAGATCTTCGGTTGTTGCATGTGCACGCCCACCCGGACGACGAGTCGAGCAAGGGAGCCGCATCGACCGCCCGGTACGTCGCCGAAGGCGTCGAGGTCCTGGTCGCCACCTGTACCGGTGGCGAGCGCGGATCGATCCTGAATCCGAAGATGGACCGCCCGGAGGTGCTGGCGAACATCACCGAGATCCGCCGCAAGGAGATGGACACGGCGCGCGAGATCCTCGGCATCCGGCAGGAGTGGCTGGGCTGGGTGGACTCCGGTTTCCCGGAGGGCGACCCGCTGCCGCCGCTGCCGGAGGGCTGCTTCGCGGCCTTGAAGGTGGAGGACGCCGCGGCCCCGCTGGTGAAGCTGATCCGCGAGTTCCGCCCACAGGTGGTCACGACGTACGACGAGAACGGCGGCTACCCGCACCCCGACCACGTGATGTGCCACCAGATCACGGTGGCGGCGTTCGAGGCGGCCGGTGACAAGGACGCGTACCCGGAGCTCGGCGAGCCGTGGCAGCCGCTGAAGCTGTACTACCACCACACGTTCCACTACGAGCGGATGAAGGCGCTGCACGACGCGATGCTGGAGCGCGGCCTGGAGTCGCCGTACGCCGAGCGGCTGAAGGACTGGAAGCCGGACCCGGAGAACGAGCGCCGGATCACCACCCGGGTCGAGTGCGCGCAGTACTTCGAGGTCCGGGACCAGGCACTGCTCGCGCACGCCACGCAGATCGACCCGGACGGCCCGTGGTTCGCCGTACCGCTCGAGGTGCACCAGGCGGCCTGGCCGACCGAGGACTACGAGCTGGCGCGGAGTCTGATCGAGCCGGAGCTGCCGGAGAACGACCTGTTCGCGGGGCTCCGCTGACGGGCGGC
This genomic interval carries:
- a CDS encoding DUF4307 domain-containing protein, producing the protein MTEQSTGQSTGQSAATPTPDLNARYGRAGRSRRPLVIGVLGVLVLAGLVWLVWVAWIQSNPPVRSELQGFKTVSPTSATATMTVDRNKSVEATCRLQAKAADFSIVGEVTVTVRADSARHQTLPVTLTTQRSATSVVLIGCTTADQPRPR
- the mca gene encoding mycothiol conjugate amidase Mca yields the protein MSGDLRLLHVHAHPDDESSKGAASTARYVAEGVEVLVATCTGGERGSILNPKMDRPEVLANITEIRRKEMDTAREILGIRQEWLGWVDSGFPEGDPLPPLPEGCFAALKVEDAAAPLVKLIREFRPQVVTTYDENGGYPHPDHVMCHQITVAAFEAAGDKDAYPELGEPWQPLKLYYHHTFHYERMKALHDAMLERGLESPYAERLKDWKPDPENERRITTRVECAQYFEVRDQALLAHATQIDPDGPWFAVPLEVHQAAWPTEDYELARSLIEPELPENDLFAGLR